The Vibrio sp. SNU_ST1 genome has a segment encoding these proteins:
- the bioA gene encoding adenosylmethionine--8-amino-7-oxononanoate transaminase produces MDLAFDRQHIWHPYTSTLTPLTCYPVTNADGVYLELEGGKRIIDGMSSWWSTIHGYNHPELNAAAHSQIDKVSHVMFGGITHQPAIDLCKKLLNLAPNHLEHVFLADSGSVAVEVSLKMALQYWHAKGQPRSKFLTLRDGYHGDTFAAMSVTDPDNSMHSLYKGFLPEHVFADSPKTGFWDDWNSSDIDSFREKLTLHHKEVAAVILEPIVQGAGGMRIYHPEFLRQVRLLCDEFNVLLILDEIATGFGRTGKLFACEHADVQPDILCVGKALTGGYMTLSATLASKEVADTVCGGEAGCFMHGPTFMGNPLACAVGAASLSIIEQGHWQNQTHQIEQLFSELLPPLLEHDLVKDVRWLGAIGVVETHTPVDMETIQAHFVEQGVWIRPFGKLIYMMPPFISKPEHIKQLVSAIESALQDKNCFK; encoded by the coding sequence ATGGATCTCGCCTTTGACCGCCAGCATATCTGGCATCCTTATACATCAACGTTGACACCTCTGACCTGCTACCCAGTCACCAATGCAGACGGCGTTTACCTAGAATTAGAGGGCGGAAAACGAATTATTGATGGAATGTCCTCTTGGTGGTCAACCATCCACGGCTACAATCATCCAGAGCTCAATGCTGCAGCTCACAGCCAAATCGATAAGGTTTCACACGTTATGTTTGGAGGTATCACCCACCAGCCTGCTATCGATTTATGTAAGAAACTTTTGAACCTAGCGCCAAATCATCTCGAGCACGTATTCTTGGCCGATTCAGGTTCAGTAGCCGTAGAGGTTAGTCTCAAGATGGCCCTTCAATACTGGCATGCTAAAGGGCAACCTCGTTCAAAATTCCTCACACTGAGAGATGGCTATCACGGCGATACTTTTGCGGCAATGTCAGTGACCGATCCTGATAACTCAATGCATAGTCTCTACAAGGGCTTTTTACCTGAACACGTCTTTGCCGATTCACCAAAAACTGGCTTTTGGGATGACTGGAACTCAAGTGACATCGATAGCTTTCGAGAAAAGCTAACGCTCCACCACAAAGAAGTGGCAGCTGTGATCTTAGAACCAATCGTTCAAGGTGCTGGCGGTATGCGCATCTACCACCCTGAATTCCTGAGACAAGTCCGCTTGCTGTGTGATGAATTTAACGTCTTACTGATCTTAGATGAGATTGCGACCGGCTTTGGCCGTACAGGGAAATTGTTTGCTTGCGAACATGCCGATGTTCAACCGGATATCTTATGCGTTGGAAAGGCGCTAACTGGCGGTTACATGACGCTGTCAGCGACGCTTGCGAGTAAAGAAGTCGCCGACACTGTATGTGGCGGTGAAGCCGGGTGCTTTATGCACGGGCCAACCTTCATGGGCAACCCTTTAGCTTGTGCAGTAGGTGCAGCAAGTTTGTCGATCATAGAGCAAGGTCATTGGCAAAATCAGACTCATCAGATTGAACAACTCTTTTCTGAGTTATTACCACCTCTACTCGAGCATGATCTTGTCAAAGATGTTCGCTGGTTGGGCGCGATTGGCGTTGTTGAGACACACACACCAGTCGATATGGAAACCATCCAAGCTCACTTTGTTGAACAAGGTGTTTGGATTCGCCCATTTGGTAAATTGATTTATATGATGCCTCCTTTCATTAGCAAACCTGAACATATCAAACAACTTGTTTCAGCCATTGAAAGTGCATTACAAGATAAGAACTGCTTTAAGTAA
- a CDS encoding DksA/TraR family C4-type zinc finger protein — MAVGWAGDDSVSQQIQNTIDDEISRVRGNIQGGESLRYCDECGGEIPEQRRLTIKGVRFCIECQSMLEHAAHRHSLFNRRASKDSQLR; from the coding sequence ATGGCCGTAGGATGGGCTGGTGACGATAGTGTGAGCCAGCAAATTCAAAACACCATTGATGATGAGATCTCTCGAGTTAGAGGTAACATTCAAGGCGGAGAAAGCTTACGTTATTGCGATGAATGCGGTGGTGAGATACCTGAGCAAAGGCGACTTACGATAAAAGGCGTACGTTTCTGTATTGAATGCCAGTCAATGTTAGAGCATGCAGCACATCGACATTCATTGTTTAATCGTCGAGCAAGTAAAGATAGTCAATTACGTTAA
- the serS gene encoding serine--tRNA ligase — MLDSKLLRAELDETAAKLARRGFTLDVETIRELEEKRKSLQMKTEELQALRNSRSKSIGQAKAKGDHEEAERILAEVGNLGAELDQAKVTLAELQSELETITMSIPNLPDAEVPDGKDEDDNVEVSRWGQPKTYDFEVKDHVDLGEMSGGLDFASAVKISGSRFIVMKGKFARLHRAIAQFMLDLHTDEHGYTEMYVPYLVNHDSLYGTGQLPKFGEDLFHTSPLTEQVSDVPLKTLSLIPTAEVPVTNMVRDTITDEAELPLKMTAHTPCFRSEAGSYGRDTRGLIRMHQFDKVELVQITKPEDSMAALEELTGHAEKVLQLLELPYRKVILCTGDMGFGSAKTYDLEVWVPAQETYREISSCSNMWDFQARRMQARFRRKGEKKPELVHTLNGSGLAVGRTMVAILENNQEADGRIAIPTVLQPYMGGVTHIG, encoded by the coding sequence ATGCTGGATTCTAAATTACTTCGAGCTGAGCTGGATGAAACAGCGGCAAAATTAGCACGTCGAGGCTTCACCCTTGATGTAGAGACAATTCGTGAACTTGAAGAAAAACGTAAGTCCCTTCAGATGAAAACTGAAGAGCTGCAAGCGTTACGTAACTCTCGATCGAAGTCCATTGGTCAAGCGAAAGCAAAAGGCGACCATGAAGAAGCTGAGCGTATCCTTGCTGAAGTAGGCAACTTAGGCGCAGAACTAGACCAAGCTAAAGTAACATTGGCTGAGCTTCAATCTGAGCTAGAAACGATCACAATGTCGATTCCTAACCTACCTGACGCAGAAGTGCCAGATGGTAAAGATGAAGACGACAACGTAGAAGTTTCTCGTTGGGGTCAACCTAAGACTTACGACTTCGAAGTGAAAGATCACGTGGATCTTGGCGAAATGTCTGGCGGTCTTGATTTTGCTAGCGCAGTTAAAATCTCTGGTTCTCGTTTCATCGTGATGAAAGGTAAATTCGCACGTCTACACCGTGCTATTGCTCAGTTCATGCTGGACCTTCACACTGATGAGCACGGCTACACAGAAATGTACGTACCGTACCTAGTGAACCACGATAGCCTATACGGTACTGGTCAACTTCCTAAGTTCGGCGAAGACTTGTTCCACACAAGCCCGCTAACTGAGCAAGTAAGTGACGTGCCTCTTAAGACTCTATCGCTTATCCCTACTGCGGAAGTGCCGGTAACGAACATGGTTCGTGACACGATTACTGATGAGGCTGAACTGCCACTTAAGATGACAGCTCACACTCCATGTTTCCGTTCTGAAGCGGGTTCTTACGGACGTGACACTCGTGGTCTTATCCGTATGCACCAATTCGACAAAGTTGAATTAGTACAAATCACTAAGCCAGAAGACTCAATGGCAGCGCTTGAAGAGCTAACAGGTCACGCTGAGAAAGTACTTCAACTTTTAGAGCTTCCTTACCGTAAAGTGATTCTATGCACGGGTGACATGGGCTTCGGTTCTGCGAAAACTTACGACTTAGAAGTATGGGTTCCAGCACAAGAGACTTACCGTGAAATCTCTTCTTGTTCAAACATGTGGGATTTCCAAGCGCGTCGTATGCAAGCTCGTTTCCGTCGTAAAGGCGAGAAGAAACCTGAACTAGTGCATACACTAAACGGTTCTGGTCTTGCTGTCGGTCGTACTATGGTTGCTATCTTAGAAAACAATCAAGAAGCTGATGGTCGTATTGCGATTCCAACAGTACTTCAACCATACATGGGCGGCGTAACGCACATCGGTTAA
- a CDS encoding replication-associated recombination protein A has translation MQLSNYSLDFAGDEDFRPLAARMRPETVEQYIGQQHILGPGKPLRRALEAGHIHSMILWGPPGTGKTTLAEVAANYANAEVERVSAVTSGVKDIRIAIEKARENKQAGRRTILFVDEVHRFNKSQQDAFLPHIEDGTVTFIGATTENPSFELNNALLSRARVYKLTSLNTEDISLVIRQAIEDKQRGLGDVSADFADNVLDRLAELVNGDARMSLNYLELLYDMAEDNDKGDKAITLQLLAEVAGEKVARFDNKGDIWYDLISAVHKSIRGSNPDAALYWSARMIAAGCDPLYIVRRLLAIASEDIGNADPRAMQVAMSAWDCFTRIGPAEGERAIAQAVVYLACAPKSNAVYTAWKQALTDAHNLPEYEVPHHLRNAPTTLMKDMGYGQEYRYAHDEPGAYAAGEKYLPPEMGDTQYYFPTKRGLETKIGEKLDYLADLDAKSPQKRYEK, from the coding sequence TTGCAATTGAGTAATTACAGCTTAGATTTTGCAGGGGACGAAGATTTTCGTCCCCTTGCTGCTCGTATGAGACCTGAAACTGTTGAACAGTATATCGGTCAGCAGCATATATTAGGTCCAGGTAAGCCCCTTCGCAGAGCGTTGGAGGCGGGCCATATCCACTCTATGATTTTATGGGGGCCTCCGGGCACCGGTAAAACCACGCTGGCAGAAGTGGCAGCAAATTACGCCAATGCAGAAGTCGAGCGCGTGTCAGCAGTGACTTCGGGTGTAAAAGACATTCGTATCGCCATTGAAAAAGCGCGTGAGAACAAGCAAGCAGGGCGTAGAACGATTTTATTTGTGGACGAAGTCCATCGCTTTAACAAAAGCCAGCAAGATGCTTTTCTACCTCATATCGAAGATGGCACGGTTACGTTTATTGGCGCGACGACAGAAAACCCTTCTTTTGAATTGAACAACGCTTTGTTGTCGCGTGCGCGTGTTTACAAATTGACATCGCTCAATACAGAGGATATTTCTCTCGTCATTCGTCAAGCGATTGAAGACAAGCAGCGCGGGTTGGGTGATGTGTCTGCCGATTTTGCTGATAACGTCTTAGATCGCCTCGCTGAACTGGTCAACGGTGACGCACGTATGTCGCTCAACTATCTTGAGCTGCTGTATGACATGGCGGAAGACAACGATAAGGGCGATAAAGCGATAACCTTGCAGTTGTTAGCGGAGGTGGCTGGCGAGAAGGTTGCTCGTTTCGATAACAAGGGTGATATATGGTACGACCTAATCTCTGCCGTTCACAAGTCGATTCGTGGCTCTAATCCCGATGCCGCGTTGTATTGGTCGGCGCGAATGATTGCGGCGGGTTGTGATCCTCTGTATATCGTAAGGCGTTTATTAGCGATTGCTTCTGAAGATATTGGTAATGCTGACCCAAGAGCAATGCAGGTTGCGATGTCGGCTTGGGATTGCTTCACGCGTATTGGCCCAGCAGAAGGGGAGCGTGCGATTGCTCAGGCGGTTGTCTATTTAGCGTGTGCACCTAAGAGTAATGCCGTTTACACCGCTTGGAAGCAAGCCTTAACGGATGCGCACAATCTTCCTGAATATGAAGTGCCTCATCATTTAAGAAATGCACCCACAACTTTGATGAAGGACATGGGCTACGGGCAGGAATACCGTTATGCTCATGATGAACCAGGTGCCTACGCGGCTGGCGAAAAGTATTTACCGCCAGAAATGGGCGATACACAATACTATTTCCCAACAAAACGAGGCTTAGAGACCAAAATTGGCGAGAAGCTAGATTATCTGGCGGATTTGGACGCAAAAAGCCCACAAAAACGCTATGAAAAGTAG
- the lolA gene encoding outer membrane lipoprotein chaperone LolA, with translation MKKVFALLFMSFSVFASPKEELSSRLSLNAGFSADFKQVVTSPDGDVVMEGEGTVEIARPSLFRWETTFPDENLLVSDGQSLWYYSPFIEQVSIYWQEQATSQTPFVLLTRNQASDWDNYNVAQTGNQFTLTPTAVDSNQGDFQINITEKGIVQGFNVIEQDGQKGEFTFNNVDLGKPAADRFTFVAPEGVEVDDQRN, from the coding sequence ATGAAAAAAGTATTCGCACTTTTATTTATGAGCTTCTCAGTATTTGCTTCTCCGAAAGAAGAGTTGAGTAGCCGCTTGTCGCTGAATGCAGGTTTTAGCGCTGACTTTAAACAAGTTGTCACCAGCCCTGACGGTGATGTTGTGATGGAAGGCGAGGGCACAGTAGAGATTGCACGCCCTAGCTTGTTCCGTTGGGAAACGACTTTCCCTGATGAAAACCTATTGGTCTCTGATGGTCAAAGCTTGTGGTACTACAGCCCGTTCATTGAACAAGTGAGCATTTACTGGCAAGAACAAGCCACATCGCAAACGCCATTTGTATTGCTGACTCGTAACCAAGCAAGTGATTGGGATAACTACAATGTTGCGCAAACGGGTAACCAATTTACGCTAACGCCAACGGCTGTGGACTCTAATCAGGGCGATTTCCAGATTAATATCACCGAGAAAGGCATTGTTCAGGGCTTTAATGTGATTGAACAAGACGGCCAAAAAGGTGAGTTTACCTTTAACAATGTTGACTTAGGTAAACCTGCTGCAGACCGCTTTACTTTTGTGGCGCCGGAAGGTGTCGAGGTCGACGACCAAAGAAACTGA
- a CDS encoding DNA translocase FtsK 4TM domain-containing protein yields MFKQSSNKVETIIKTSEEPQSPRLSGSQRLKECSLILGVLFSILLAVALLTFSPADPSWSQTAWGGDIQNAGGYVGAWLADTLFFVFGSLAYPLPILVTVAAWVLFRKRNEDEQIDFMLWGTRLLGLTVLILTSCGLADINFDDIWYFSSGGVVGDVLTSLALPTLNVLGSTLVLLFLWGAGFTLLTGISWLSIVEWLGECAIKFFTAAVNKARGQDQELLEPQLTESADRELIEERNHAPIYRDVPAIEDNGLEGSAIEGSKQIEQEQLDPTMSFSATNDSSDKTEESLDNTATPKRHYNIHMPIEAAIKQDASVHEQPQVQPQAIIEPEQSISAVPTYQQPEEPLEEGIERSKQLNATIEQLENAAMYEDDLAAQEQVDAHESQVAYQQYMQNEQAEVSPTHSDFDSAETATDSSSEVESELGAEDVQPESLYASPANETEETIEDDSSVQASPFDMAEEQDEQASVFQPVSIEDVNTEQQEPFAAQQGNAEFEQANEQAQEQAVDLPWEEVTEDESAHQDQDVAAFQNLVSEAQANMAATQNPFLVQQDVNLPKPAEPLPTLELLFHPEKRETFIDRDALEAIARLVESKLADYKIKADVVDIFPGPVITRFELDLAPGVKVSRISGLSMDLARSLSALAVRVVEVIPGKPYVGLELPNMSRQTVFFSDVVGSPQFQEATSPTTVVLGQDIAGEAVIADLSKMPHVLVAGTTGSGKSVGVNVMILSMLYKASPEDVRFIMIDPKMLELSIYEGIPHLLSEVVTDMKDASNALRWCVGEMERRYKLMSALGVRNIKGYNDKLKMAAEAGHPIHDPLWKPGDSMDPEAPLLEKLPYIVVVVDEFADLIMVVGKKVEELIARLAQKARAAGVHLILATQRPSVDVITGLIKANIPTRVAFTVSTKTDSRTILDQGGAESLLGMGDMLYLPPGSSHTTRVHGAFASDDDVHAVVNNWKARGKPNYIEEITNGDQTPETLLPGEKMEGDEEVDPLFDQVVEHVVHSRRGSVSGVQRRFKIGYNRAARIVEQLEAQGIVSAPGHNGNREVLAPAPPKD; encoded by the coding sequence ATGTTCAAGCAGAGCAGTAATAAAGTAGAAACAATCATTAAAACGAGTGAAGAGCCTCAGTCTCCTCGTTTAAGTGGTTCTCAACGTCTAAAAGAGTGCAGTCTAATTCTAGGTGTTCTCTTCTCTATTCTACTTGCCGTTGCGTTATTAACTTTTAGCCCTGCTGACCCGTCATGGTCGCAAACGGCTTGGGGTGGTGATATTCAAAATGCAGGAGGCTACGTAGGTGCATGGTTGGCGGATACGCTTTTCTTTGTGTTTGGTTCTTTAGCTTATCCTTTACCTATCTTGGTGACGGTTGCTGCGTGGGTATTATTCCGTAAACGTAATGAAGATGAGCAGATCGATTTCATGCTGTGGGGTACTCGTTTACTTGGACTTACTGTCCTTATTCTTACTAGCTGTGGTTTAGCGGATATCAACTTCGATGATATTTGGTACTTTTCATCTGGTGGTGTAGTCGGTGATGTATTAACAAGTCTTGCACTTCCAACGCTGAACGTTCTGGGCAGTACGTTGGTTCTTCTTTTCTTATGGGGAGCTGGCTTTACCCTATTAACGGGCATTTCCTGGTTAAGTATCGTTGAATGGTTAGGCGAGTGTGCAATCAAATTCTTTACGGCAGCCGTTAATAAGGCGCGCGGCCAAGATCAAGAGCTGCTTGAACCTCAGTTAACAGAATCAGCAGATCGCGAGTTAATTGAAGAACGTAATCACGCGCCTATCTACCGCGATGTTCCAGCTATAGAAGATAATGGTCTAGAAGGCAGTGCTATAGAAGGCTCTAAACAAATAGAACAAGAGCAGCTTGATCCCACTATGAGTTTCTCTGCAACCAATGATTCTTCAGATAAGACTGAAGAGTCGTTGGACAATACAGCAACACCGAAGCGCCATTATAATATTCATATGCCAATAGAAGCGGCCATTAAGCAAGATGCTTCTGTTCATGAACAACCTCAGGTTCAGCCTCAAGCTATAATTGAGCCAGAACAGTCGATCTCGGCAGTTCCTACTTACCAACAGCCAGAAGAGCCTTTGGAAGAGGGCATTGAGCGCTCGAAGCAGTTGAATGCAACGATAGAGCAGCTAGAAAATGCAGCAATGTATGAAGATGATCTAGCGGCTCAGGAACAAGTTGACGCACATGAATCTCAGGTTGCGTACCAACAATACATGCAAAACGAGCAAGCGGAAGTTAGTCCAACTCATAGTGATTTTGATAGTGCTGAAACAGCAACGGATAGTTCCTCTGAAGTCGAGAGTGAACTCGGTGCAGAAGACGTTCAGCCTGAATCTTTATATGCTTCGCCAGCGAATGAAACAGAAGAAACAATCGAAGACGATTCTTCTGTACAAGCATCTCCGTTTGATATGGCGGAAGAGCAAGATGAACAAGCTTCAGTATTTCAACCGGTATCGATTGAAGATGTTAATACTGAGCAACAAGAGCCTTTCGCCGCCCAACAAGGTAATGCGGAGTTTGAGCAAGCTAACGAACAAGCTCAAGAGCAGGCTGTTGATCTTCCATGGGAAGAGGTCACGGAAGATGAGTCTGCGCACCAAGACCAAGATGTAGCAGCATTCCAAAATCTGGTATCTGAAGCGCAAGCGAATATGGCGGCGACACAAAACCCGTTCTTGGTACAGCAAGATGTGAATTTGCCCAAACCTGCCGAGCCATTGCCAACACTTGAGCTGTTGTTCCACCCTGAAAAACGTGAAACCTTTATTGACCGCGATGCACTAGAGGCGATTGCTCGTCTTGTTGAATCGAAGCTAGCGGACTACAAGATAAAGGCAGATGTAGTTGATATCTTCCCTGGCCCTGTCATCACTCGATTCGAACTCGATCTGGCTCCTGGCGTGAAAGTGAGCCGTATTTCTGGTCTTTCTATGGACTTAGCGCGTTCACTTTCTGCATTGGCAGTGCGTGTCGTAGAGGTAATACCGGGTAAACCTTATGTTGGTTTGGAATTGCCGAACATGAGCCGTCAAACCGTATTCTTCTCCGATGTGGTAGGTAGCCCTCAGTTCCAAGAAGCGACGTCACCAACGACCGTTGTTCTAGGACAAGATATTGCAGGTGAAGCGGTTATTGCTGATTTATCGAAGATGCCACACGTACTGGTTGCAGGTACCACCGGTTCTGGTAAGTCGGTGGGTGTGAACGTGATGATCTTGAGTATGCTTTACAAGGCATCGCCTGAAGACGTTCGTTTCATCATGATTGACCCGAAAATGTTGGAATTGTCTATCTATGAAGGTATTCCACATCTACTGTCTGAAGTAGTTACTGACATGAAAGATGCGTCTAACGCCCTTCGTTGGTGTGTTGGCGAAATGGAACGTCGTTATAAACTGATGTCGGCACTTGGTGTTCGTAACATTAAAGGCTACAACGACAAATTGAAGATGGCTGCGGAAGCGGGTCACCCAATTCATGATCCTCTGTGGAAACCGGGTGACAGCATGGACCCTGAAGCACCATTATTGGAAAAACTGCCTTACATCGTAGTTGTCGTCGATGAATTCGCCGATTTAATCATGGTAGTTGGTAAGAAAGTTGAAGAATTGATTGCTCGTTTGGCGCAGAAAGCGCGTGCGGCGGGGGTTCACTTGATCTTAGCCACTCAACGTCCTTCGGTGGATGTTATTACGGGTCTTATTAAAGCCAATATCCCGACACGTGTAGCCTTTACTGTATCAACCAAAACGGACTCTCGAACCATTCTTGACCAAGGTGGTGCAGAGTCACTGCTTGGTATGGGTGATATGTTGTACTTACCACCGGGTTCAAGCCACACAACTCGTGTACACGGCGCATTTGCATCTGATGATGATGTACATGCGGTCGTGAATAACTGGAAAGCACGCGGTAAGCCAAACTATATTGAAGAGATTACGAACGGCGACCAAACCCCAGAAACACTATTGCCGGGTGAGAAGATGGAAGGCGACGAAGAAGTCGATCCTCTGTTTGATCAAGTTGTCGAACATGTTGTTCATTCACGCCGAGGTTCGGTTTCTGGTGTGCAACGTCGATTTAAGATCGGCTACAACCGTGCCGCACGAATTGTCGAGCAATTAGAAGCTCAAGGTATTGTCAGTGCTCCAGGACATAACGGTAACCGAGAAGTCTTGGCGCCAGCGCCACCAAAAGATTAG
- the lrp gene encoding leucine-responsive transcriptional regulator Lrp — protein sequence MADNYKKPSKELDRIDRNILNELQKDGRISNVELSKRVGLSPTPCLERVRRLERQGYITGYTALLNPQYLDASLLVFVEITLNRGAPDVFEQFNTAVQKLDDIQECHLVSGDFDYLLKTRVSDMGAYRKLLGDTLLRLPGVNDTRTYVVMEEVKQTNQLVIKTR from the coding sequence ATGGCAGACAATTATAAGAAGCCGTCCAAGGAACTAGATCGTATTGACCGCAACATTCTTAATGAGTTGCAAAAAGACGGTCGGATCTCAAACGTTGAACTCTCAAAACGAGTAGGACTTTCTCCAACTCCATGTCTTGAGCGTGTTCGTCGTTTAGAGCGTCAAGGTTACATTACTGGGTACACAGCATTGCTGAACCCACAGTACCTTGATGCTTCACTTTTAGTGTTTGTTGAAATTACGTTGAACCGTGGTGCGCCAGATGTGTTCGAACAATTCAACACCGCTGTGCAGAAACTGGATGACATCCAAGAGTGTCATTTAGTGTCGGGTGATTTTGACTATCTTCTAAAAACACGTGTATCTGATATGGGTGCTTACCGTAAGCTACTGGGTGATACGTTACTTCGTCTACCAGGCGTAAACGACACTCGTACTTACGTTGTAATGGAAGAAGTGAAACAAACCAATCAACTTGTGATTAAAACTCGTTAA
- the ald gene encoding alanine dehydrogenase, with product MIIGVPKEIKNHEYRVGMTPASVRELISHGHQVFVETNAGTGIGFSDDDYIAVGASILPTAADVFAKAEMIVKVKEPQAVERAMLREGQILFTYLHLAPDFPQTEELIKSKAVCVAYETVTDNMGRLPLLAPMSEVAGRMSIQAGAQTLEKSNGGCGLLLGGVPGVEPAKVVVVGGGVVGANAARMAVGLRADVTILDRNVDTLRRLDEEFQGRAKVVYSTEDAIEKHVLEADLVIGAVLIPGAAAPKLVTKDHIAKMKPGSAVVDVAIDQGGCFETSHATTHADPTYIVDDVVHYCVANMPGAVARTSTYALNNATLPYIVKLANKGYREALLSDEGFLEGLNVIHGKVTCKEVAESFDLEYVAPAEAIAMFN from the coding sequence ATGATCATTGGCGTACCTAAGGAAATCAAGAACCACGAATACCGCGTTGGTATGACCCCAGCTAGCGTGAGAGAACTAATCTCACACGGCCACCAAGTTTTTGTAGAAACCAATGCCGGTACTGGTATCGGTTTTTCAGACGATGATTACATCGCTGTAGGCGCATCCATTCTTCCTACTGCTGCTGACGTTTTTGCGAAAGCAGAAATGATTGTAAAGGTTAAAGAACCTCAAGCTGTCGAGCGAGCTATGCTTCGTGAAGGGCAAATATTATTTACCTATTTACACCTTGCACCAGATTTTCCACAAACGGAAGAGCTAATCAAGAGCAAAGCTGTCTGCGTAGCCTATGAGACTGTAACAGATAATATGGGTCGCTTGCCACTATTAGCACCAATGTCTGAAGTCGCTGGTCGCATGTCTATTCAAGCAGGTGCACAAACACTAGAGAAATCTAACGGTGGTTGTGGTCTTCTTCTTGGCGGCGTTCCTGGTGTTGAGCCAGCGAAAGTTGTTGTAGTTGGCGGCGGCGTTGTTGGTGCTAACGCAGCACGTATGGCTGTTGGCCTTCGCGCTGATGTAACCATTCTTGATCGCAACGTAGATACACTTCGTCGTCTTGATGAAGAATTCCAAGGTCGCGCAAAAGTGGTTTATTCTACTGAAGACGCTATTGAGAAGCATGTTCTAGAAGCAGACCTAGTGATTGGTGCAGTACTAATCCCAGGCGCAGCCGCTCCTAAACTTGTTACAAAAGATCACATCGCTAAGATGAAGCCAGGTTCAGCGGTTGTTGATGTTGCAATCGACCAAGGTGGTTGTTTTGAAACTTCACATGCAACGACTCATGCTGATCCAACTTACATCGTTGATGACGTAGTTCACTACTGTGTTGCTAACATGCCAGGTGCCGTTGCTCGTACTTCTACTTACGCACTAAACAATGCAACACTTCCTTACATTGTTAAGCTAGCGAACAAAGGCTACCGCGAAGCACTTCTATCTGATGAAGGTTTCCTAGAAGGTCTAAACGTAATCCACGGTAAAGTGACTTGTAAAGAAGTTGCAGAGAGCTTTGACCTCGAATACGTAGCGCCTGCAGAAGCAATCGCAATGTTTAACTAA
- a CDS encoding methyltransferase encodes MHSRFKILDSFLLEHQIYWRSEPFHLCQTHDQPWIGVNLPLVDWLDGLSIERIQTLKEQPQVLLSELMRFLPELGNANQHIQFDNSALVGLDLPRGTADGIPGRKLQQIVAMGEASLKGHHGKEWLEWCSGKGFLGRILSQQSDQKVTSFEWQQSLCESGQKIADDQKLEMDFVQGDAFSKDADRVFNSNQHAVALHACGDLHVELVKKSVSHGLPAVTISPCCYHLIRDESYQAMSSVAKSSELTLSKNDLRIPLQETVTGGERVKRHRQLEMSYRLGFSQLLKGELGVDEYIPVPSIKKSELSEGFESFCCWASEVKELSMGSDIDFDSYLIQGEALFWEMEKLSLVQQVFRRPLEIWLALDRAIYLQEQGYEASIEEFCERNITPRNLLIHGVKV; translated from the coding sequence ATGCACTCACGATTTAAAATACTCGATTCATTTTTGCTAGAGCACCAGATTTACTGGCGTTCAGAGCCTTTTCACCTATGCCAAACTCACGATCAGCCATGGATAGGCGTAAACCTTCCACTTGTCGATTGGTTAGATGGCTTGAGTATTGAGCGCATTCAAACGTTAAAAGAACAGCCTCAAGTTCTGCTTTCGGAACTTATGCGTTTTCTCCCAGAGTTAGGGAATGCCAATCAACACATCCAGTTTGATAATTCGGCTTTAGTTGGGCTTGATCTTCCGCGCGGTACTGCCGATGGTATTCCCGGCAGAAAGCTGCAACAAATCGTCGCGATGGGTGAGGCTTCATTAAAAGGCCATCATGGTAAAGAGTGGCTTGAATGGTGCTCTGGCAAAGGCTTTCTCGGTCGAATCTTATCTCAGCAATCAGATCAAAAAGTCACTAGCTTTGAATGGCAACAATCGTTATGTGAAAGCGGACAAAAGATTGCAGATGACCAAAAACTAGAGATGGACTTTGTTCAAGGTGACGCGTTTTCAAAAGATGCAGATCGGGTGTTTAACTCAAATCAACATGCTGTTGCTCTTCATGCTTGTGGTGACCTTCATGTCGAATTAGTGAAAAAGTCTGTTTCACATGGGCTTCCTGCAGTCACCATTTCTCCATGTTGCTACCACCTTATTCGCGATGAAAGCTACCAAGCTATGTCTTCTGTCGCGAAAAGCTCTGAATTAACTCTAAGTAAAAATGATTTAAGAATACCGCTTCAAGAAACCGTCACTGGTGGTGAAAGAGTAAAGAGACACCGTCAATTAGAGATGAGTTACCGTTTGGGTTTTAGCCAACTACTTAAGGGTGAGCTTGGTGTCGACGAGTACATTCCTGTACCAAGCATTAAGAAATCGGAGCTATCCGAAGGCTTTGAATCATTTTGTTGCTGGGCATCTGAAGTGAAAGAGCTATCGATGGGTTCAGATATTGATTTTGACTCTTATTTAATTCAAGGCGAAGCGCTTTTCTGGGAAATGGAAAAGCTGAGTTTGGTTCAGCAAGTATTTAGACGACCATTAGAAATATGGTTGGCTTTAGATCGTGCCATCTATCTGCAAGAACAAGGATATGAAGCTTCGATAGAAGAGTTCTGCGAACGCAACATTACGCCAAGAAACCTATTGATTCATGGGGTTAAAGTCTAG